In Aquiflexum balticum DSM 16537, a single genomic region encodes these proteins:
- a CDS encoding YkgJ family cysteine cluster protein, with amino-acid sequence MNLENFKYRSNTEYINHKKLLAKLKRIKSKILDQSFSDAHEEKFKKMDCLECANCCKTTSPIFIQTDIDRLAKVFAMKNSEFVKQYLHRDADGDFVLNSSPCPFLNDDNTCLVYEERPKACKEYPHTNRKNMHGILNLTLQNTLVCPAVFEIFQDFEKDFRK; translated from the coding sequence ATGAATTTAGAAAATTTCAAATATCGGAGCAATACAGAATATATTAACCATAAGAAACTGCTTGCCAAACTCAAACGAATCAAGTCCAAAATTCTTGATCAAAGCTTTTCAGATGCCCATGAAGAAAAATTCAAAAAAATGGACTGTTTGGAATGTGCCAATTGCTGCAAAACCACCAGTCCAATTTTTATACAAACCGATATTGATCGATTAGCAAAGGTTTTTGCCATGAAAAACTCGGAATTTGTGAAGCAATATCTTCATAGAGATGCGGATGGTGATTTTGTATTAAACAGTTCGCCCTGTCCTTTTTTGAATGATGACAATACTTGCCTGGTTTACGAAGAGAGACCCAAGGCTTGCAAAGAATATCCCCATACGAATAGAAAGAACATGCATGGGATTTTGAATTTGACTCTGCAAAACACCTTGGTTTGTCCGGCAGTATTCGAAATTTTTCAAGACTTTGAAAAAGATTTTAGGAAGTAA
- a CDS encoding ROK family protein, whose amino-acid sequence MDKEQEHFLGVDVGGTHLKIGLVNKQGEIISFDKIDTAPYRDDPKGFNVRFTEGMADILKKYPEVKKVGIGLPGLISKDRTTTLEIPAIPGLNGYNLKGELKKMYPGISFYLENDAAAAAIGEYRYGKNNPPENFLFITMGTGIGSAFVLDGEIFKGARGNAMEMGHMLSRGNEGLERLIGRNGILKIMERFIQAYPRLAGELENKELGTHLLVDTAQAGNEVSLMVFEEVGRILGEAIVSVVRVLDVTHVYFGGGISAGLEFMMPSLEKTVRQYLTPYYVKDLNLTKATLRNDAGTLGAAALCFMDDE is encoded by the coding sequence ATGGATAAAGAGCAAGAACATTTTTTGGGTGTTGATGTTGGTGGTACCCACTTGAAAATCGGATTGGTAAACAAACAGGGTGAAATTATTTCTTTTGATAAGATCGATACTGCCCCTTATAGGGATGACCCAAAAGGCTTCAATGTTCGTTTTACTGAAGGAATGGCAGACATCCTCAAAAAGTATCCTGAGGTAAAAAAAGTAGGAATTGGTCTTCCTGGTCTAATTTCAAAAGACAGGACCACTACTTTGGAAATACCAGCTATTCCTGGGCTCAATGGCTACAATCTTAAAGGGGAATTGAAAAAAATGTATCCCGGGATTTCTTTTTATTTGGAAAATGATGCCGCCGCCGCAGCTATTGGTGAGTATAGGTACGGCAAAAACAACCCTCCTGAAAATTTCCTTTTCATAACCATGGGTACTGGGATTGGAAGTGCATTTGTATTGGATGGTGAGATTTTTAAAGGTGCCAGGGGCAATGCCATGGAAATGGGACATATGCTTTCGAGAGGAAATGAAGGACTCGAAAGATTGATAGGAAGAAACGGAATACTCAAAATAATGGAAAGGTTTATCCAGGCATACCCAAGGTTGGCAGGAGAACTTGAAAACAAAGAACTCGGAACGCATCTTCTAGTGGATACAGCGCAAGCAGGTAATGAAGTGTCCTTGATGGTCTTTGAAGAAGTCGGTAGGATTTTGGGAGAAGCAATTGTGTCTGTCGTCCGGGTATTGGACGTGACCCATGTATATTTTGGCGGAGGTATTTCAGCAGGTTTGGAATTTATGATGCCATCCTTGGAAAAAACAGTCAGACAATATCTCACTCCATATTATGTAAAAGACCTTAACCTAACGAAGGCAACACTGAGAAATGATGCCGGTACTTTGGGGGCCGCCGCTTTGTGTTTTATGGATGATGAATAA